A part of Astyanax mexicanus isolate ESR-SI-001 chromosome 2, AstMex3_surface, whole genome shotgun sequence genomic DNA contains:
- the LOC111193110 gene encoding zinc finger protein 239-like: MRQVQATRVLTSVGRVLLNCVISKYTGAFTQERNRITAQSVGRILLHRVISKNTSSFTQEKKLYCCLDCGRSFNRQSNLLQHRRIHTGEKPYYCSECGKNFNLQSHLQQHQRIHTGEKPYYCPDCGKNFITQSDLKKHYCIHTGEKPFSCSDCGKNFNRQSHLQQHQRIHTGEKPYYCSECCRNFTTQSHLQQHQRIHTGEKPYCCSECGKSFNRQSHLQIHQRIHTGEKPYYCSVCGTSFSAQSSLRIHKRIHTGEKTYCCSDCGKSFKQIGKLKMHQRIHTGEKPYYCSDCERSFRHSNTFKKHKCTKRSHRNL; the protein is encoded by the coding sequence ccaagtccagGCAACGAGGGTACTGAcctctgtgggaagagttttactcaactgTGTAATCTCAAAGtacaccggcgcattcacacaggagagaaaccgtattactgctcagagtgtgggacgAATTTTACTACatagagtgatctcaaaaaacaccagctcattcacacaggagaaaaaactGTATTGCTGCTTAGACTGTGGcaggagttttaatcgacagagtaatCTTCTACaacaccggcgcattcacacaggagagaaaccatattactgctcagagtgtggaaagaattttaatctacagagtcatctccaacaacaccagcgcattcacacaggcgagaaaccatattactgcccagactgtggaaagaattttattacacagagtgatctcaaaaaacactactgcattcacacaggagagaaaccattttcctgctcagactgtgggaagaattttaatcgacagagtcatctccaacaacaccagcgcattcacacaggagagaaaccgtattactgctcagagtgctGTAGgaattttactacacagagtcatcttCAACAACATCAgcgaattcacactggagagaaaccgtattgctgctcagagtgtgggaagagttttaatcgacagagtcatctccaaatccaccagcgcattcacacaggagagaaaccatattactgctcagtgTGTGGAACGAGTTTTTCTGCACAGTCTTCTCTCAGAATAcacaagcgcattcacacaggagaaaaaacatattgctgctcagactgtgggaagagttttaaacaAATAGGTAAACTTAAAATGCATCAACGcattcatacaggagagaaaccgtattactgctcagactgtgagagaAGCTTCAGGCATTCCAATACATTTAAGAAACACAAGTGCACTAAGAGGAGTCACAGAAATTTATGA